A genomic window from Prunus persica cultivar Lovell chromosome G2, Prunus_persica_NCBIv2, whole genome shotgun sequence includes:
- the LOC18785741 gene encoding protein mago nashi homolog — protein sequence MAGEEENSEFYLRYYVGHKGKFGHEFLEFEFRPDGKLRYANNSNYKNDTIIRKEVYVTPAVVRECRRIISESEILKEDDVNWPEPDRVGRQELEIVMGNEHISFTTSKIGSLVDVQSSKDPEGLRIFYYLVQDLKCFVFSLISLHFKIKPI from the exons atggCCGGTGAGGAAGAGAACAGCGAGTTCTACCTGAGGTACTACGTGGGGCACAAGGGCAAGTTCGGGCACGAGTTCTTGGAGTTCGAGTTTCGACCCGACGGGAAGCTCCGCTACGCCAACAACTCCAACTACAAGAACGACACCATCATCCGCAAGGAGGTCTATGTCACGCCTGCTGTTGTCAGAGAGTGTCGTCGTATCATTTCAGAGAGCGAG ATCTTGAAGGAAGATGATGTCAACTGGCCAGAACCTGACCGTGTTGGGCGGCAGGAGCTTGAAATTGTAATGGGGAATGAGCATATCTCCTTTACTACTTCAAAGATTGGATCCCTTGTTGATGTCCAGAGCAGTAAAGATCCTGAAGGTCTTCGCATCTTTTATTATCTTGTTCAG GATCTGAAGTGCTTTGTGTTCTCACTCATCTCTCTCCACTTCAAGATCAAGCCTATATAA
- the LOC18786386 gene encoding uclacyanin-3 has product MAIATALVILLLAAPAVYGVQHTVGDTAGWESNVDYVTWAASKTFTVGDTLLFTYGASHSVDQVNQAGYSSCSSSNAIGTHSDGNTSIPLSQAGPVYFICPTPGHCASGMKVTVTVVAAGSPPTTSPTTPSPPTSTPSPPTSTPSPPTTPASNNGSSPPPPPPSGAAALSMNMLGVPLALATLVAFMG; this is encoded by the exons ATGGCCATAGCAACAGCGCTAGTAATTTTGCTGCTTGCAGCCCCAGCAGTTTATGGAGTGCAGCACACTGTTGGTGACACAGCTGGCTGGGAATCAAATGTAGATTATGTCACTTGGGCTGCTAGTAAAACCTTCACTGTTGGTGACACTCTTT TGTTCACCTATGGTGCTTCCCACTCAGTGGATCAAGTAAATCAAGCAGGCTACAGTAGTTGCAGTTCAAGCAATGCCATCGGAACCCATAGTGATGGGAACACATCAATCCCCCTCTCACAAGCTGGTCCAGTCTACTTCATCTGCCCTACTCCAGGTCACTGTGCCAGTGGCATGAAGGTTACAGTCACTGTTGTGGCAGCTGGCAGCCCTCCTACCACTTCTCCCACAACTCCATCTCCACCCACCTCCACTCCGTCTCCACCCACCTCCACTCCGTCTCCACCCACCACTCCTGCCAGCAATAATGGTTCGTCGCCGCCACCCCCGCCACCTTCCGGAGCAGCAGCTCTTAGCATGAATATGCTTGGGGTTCCACTTGCGCTGGCAACCTTGGTTGCATTCATGGGCTAG